From Salvia splendens isolate huo1 chromosome 3, SspV2, whole genome shotgun sequence, a single genomic window includes:
- the LOC121795656 gene encoding phospholipid-transporting ATPase 1-like, producing MKLEDNTTRHDNPRLIHINDPKKTCDNSHFSGNEIRTSKYTLLNFLPKNLFIQFHRVAYLYFLAIAALNQLPPLAVFGRTVSLFPLLFVLTVTAVKDGYEDWRRHRSDRNENNREALVLQSDGFHPKRWKMIQAGEVLKISSDETIPCDMVLLATSDPSGIAYIQTMNLDGESNLKTRYARQETNKLFLEGTMISGIITCEQPNRNIYEFMANMELNGNFLPLSQSNIILRGCQLKNTEWAVGVVVYAGQDTKAMLNSAMSPSKRSRLETYMNRETFWLSVFLLIMCLVVGLGMGLWLNRHKSQLDTLPYYRKVYFQKGNDGKKYKYYGIPMETFFSFLSSIIVFQIMIPISLYITMELVRLGQSYFMIGDQHMYDSLSNSRFQCRSLNINEDLGQIRYILSDKTGTLTENKMEFKKASIWGKSYGDSKAGSREIDATVEESMVSGRKWKLKSEIIPDPELIKLSYKDLDGEERSAAYDFFLTLAACNTVIPILTGGPSSISGSLLSDGQTSIDYQGESPDEQALVAAASAYGYTLFERTSGHIVIDANGEKLRLDVLGLHEFDSVRKRMSVVIRFPNGSVKVLVKGADTSMFSILKKDLPCDDCMRHVTQVHLNDYSSEGLRTLVVASRDLNGELLAEWQQMYEDACTSLTDRVVKLRQAAALIECNLTLLGATAIEDRLQEGVPEAIESLRQAGIKVWVLTGDKQETAISIGLSCRLLTADMHQIIINGNSEHECRKLLCDAKAKYHVNYASSFDDTTNLKRKTELNFLEMTSQTKCSNMSQQITGEEDRPTFGPLALIIDGNSLVYILEKDLEYELFNLATLCKVVLCCRVAPLQKAGIVDMIKSRTDDLTLAIGDGANDVSMIQMADVGVGICGQEGRQAVMASDFAMGQFRFLKRLLLVHGHWNYQRLGYLILYNFYRNAVFVLMLFWYILCTAFSTTSALTDWSSVFYSVIYTSVPTVVVGILDKDLSHKTLLKYPKLYAAGHRQESYNMTLFWITMVDTLWQSLVLFYVPLFTYRESTIDIWSMGSLWTIAVVILVNVHLAMDIQRWVFVTHAAIWGSIVVTYGCMVVLDSIPVFPNYGTIYHLVKSPVYWISILLIMVIGLLPRFIFKVCRQIFWPSDIQIAKEAEILRKRRPFFGSNADQDSS from the exons ATGAAGCTTGAAGATAATACCACTCGTCATGATAACCCCAGGTTGATACATATTAATGATCCAAAGAAGACATGTGATAACTCTCATTTTTCTGGGAACGAGATCCGGACAAGCAAGTACACATTGCTTAACTTCTTACCCAAAAACCTTTTCATTCAGTTTCACAGGGTGgcttatttgtattttttagcCATTGCTGCTTTGAACCAGCTTCCCCCTCTTGCAGTATTTGGCAGAACAGTTTCCCTTTTCCCTCTTCTTTTTGTGCTTACTGTCACGGCTGTCAAAGATGGTTATGAGGATTGGCGAAGACACAGATCTGACAGGAATGAGAATAATAGGGAGGCACTAGTGCTACAATCAGATGGATTCCATCCCAAAAGGTGGAAAATGATTCAGGCTGGTGAGGTATTGAAGATCAGTTCTGATGAAACTATTCCTTGTGATATGGTGTTGCTAGCAACGAGTGATCCTAGTGGAATTGCCTACATTCAGACGATGAATTTGGATGGTGAATCAAACTTGAAAACAAGGTATGCTCGACAAGAAACTAATAAACTTTTTCTTGAAGGGACTATGATATCTGGTATCATCACTTGTGAGCAGCCAAACAGAAATATCTATGAGTTCATGGCTAATATGGAGCTCAATGGGAATTTCCTTCCTCTCAGCCAATCCAATATTATTCTACGTGGCTGTCAGCTGAAGAACACAGAATGGGCAGTTGGGGTTGTGGTTTATGCTGGACAGGATACAAAAGCTATGCTAAACAGTGCAATGTCCCCTTCTAAAAGAAGCAGACTGGAAACCTACATGAACCGGGAGACATTTTGGTtatcagtttttcttttaatcaTGTGCCTTGTTGTCGGCCTAGGGATGGGTTTATGGTTAAACCGCCACAAGTCTCAGCTTGATACACTGCCTTACTACCGAAAAGTTTACTTCCAAAAGGGAAATGATGGCAAGAAGTACAAGTATTATGGAATTCCTATGGAGacatttttctcattcttgAGTTCTATCATAGTTTTCCAGATAATGATTCCGATATCCCTCTACATCACGATGGAGCTGGTGCGGTTGGGGCAATCATATTTCATGATTGGTGATCAGCACATGTACGACAGTTTGAGCAATTCTAGGTTTCAGTGCAGATCCTTGAATATTAATGAGGATTTGGGACAAATACGATATATACTCTCTGATAAGACAGGCACACTGACAGAAAACAAGATGGAATTCAAGAAAGCAAGTATCTGGGGGAAGAGTTATGGTGACTCTAAAGCTGGTTCACGGGAGATAGACGCCACAG TGGAAGAGTCTATGGTGAGTGGAAGAAAATGGAAGCTTAAATCTGAAATCATCCCTGATCCTGAACTCATCAAATTATCGTACAAAGATCTGGATGGAGAAGAAAGAAGTGCTGCGTATGACTTTTTCCTGACACTTGCAGCTTGTAACACCGTGATACCCATTCTTACCGGGGGTCCTTCAAGTATTTCTGGTAGTTTATTGAGTGATGGCCAGACTTCTATAGATTATCAAGGTGAGTCTCCTGATGAACAGGCATTGGTTGCAGCAGCCTCTGCTTATGGCTATACACTTTTTGAGCGGACATCTGGGCATATAGTGATTGATGCCAATGGCGAGAAATTAAG GTTGGATGTATTGGGTTTGCATGAGTTTGATAGCGTGCGTAAAAGAATGTCGGTTGTCATTAGATTTCCCAATGGCAGTGTTAAGGTGTTGGTGAAGGGGGCTGATACATCAATGTTCAGCATCTTAAAAAAAGATCTTCCATGTGATGATTGCATGAGACATGTAACACAAGTACATCTGAATGATTATTCATCTGAAGGTTTACGCACCCTGGTTGTTGCATCTAGGGACCTTAATGGTGAACTCCTTGCAGAGTGGCAACAAATGTACGAAGATGCGTGCACATCTTTGACTGATAGAGTTGTAAAACTACGCCAAGCTGCAGCTCTCATTGAATGCAACTTGACCCTTCTTGGAGCCACAGCTATTGAGGACAGGTTACAAGAGGGTGTGCCTGAAGCCATTGAGTCCCTGCGCCAAGCTGGAATAAAGGTGTGGGTTCTCACTGGAGATAAGCAAGAGACGGCAATATCTATTGGTCTTTCTTGCCGACTCTTGACTGCAGATATGCACCAGATCATAATCAATGGAAATTCAGAACATGAATGCAGAAAACTATTATGTGATGCCAAGGCCAAATACCATGTCAATTATGCAAGTTCCTTTGATGATACAACAAATTTGAAGAGGAAGACTGAACTTAATTTTCTTGAAATGACTTCTCAAACAAAGTGTTCCAATATGTCTCAACAGATTACAGGCGAGGAAGACAGGCCTACTTTTGGCCCGCTAGCCCTTATAATTGATGGCAACAGTCTGGTATACATATTAGAGAAAGACTTGGAATACGAG CTGTTCAACCTCGCCACTTTGTGTAAGGTGGTGCTCTGTTGTAGGGTTGCACCCTTGCAGAAGGCTGGAATTGTGGACATGATTAAAAGCCGCACTGATGATCTTACACTAGCCATCGGTGACG GGGCTAATGACGTTTCCATGATCCAAATGGCGGATGTTGGTGTTGGAATTTGTGGTCAAGAAGGGCGCCAAGCTGTGATGGCATCAGACTTTGCTATGGGCCAGTTCAGATTTTTGAAAAGATTGCTTTTGGTGCATGGACACTGGAATTATCAGCGGCTTGGCTATCTCATTCTCTACAATTTTTATCGCAATGCTGTTTTTGTGTTGATGCTTTTCTG GTATATCTTATGTACAGCCTTTTCTACTACTTCTGCATTGACAGATTGGAGCAGTGTTTTTTACTCCGTCATATATACTTCTGTACCAACGGTTGTTGTTGGTATTCTAGACAAGGACCTAAGTCATAAGACATTACTCAAATATCCAAAGCTCTATGCAGCAGGGCACCGACAAGAGAGTTACAATATGACCCTCTTCTGGATTACAATGGTGGACACATTGTGGCAGAGCCTTGTACTCTTCTATGTACCATTGTTCACCTACAGAGAGAGCACTATTGACATATGGAGTATGGGAAGCTTATGGACAATTGCAGTTGTCATATTAGTTAATGTGCACTTGGCAATGGATATTCAGCGCTGGGTATTTGTTACTCATGCTGCTATATGGGGCTCAATTGTTGTAACATATGGCTGCATGGTGGTGCTTGATTCTATACCTGTTTTCCCTAATTATGG TACAATATACCATCTTGTAAAATCACCAGTTTACTGGATCTCCATCTTACTCATAATGGTTATAGGATTGCTCCCCCGGTTTATTTTCAAAGTTTGCCGTCAGATCTTCTGGCCCTCTGATATCCAGATTGCTAAAGAAGCTGAGATATTGAGAAAAAGGCGACCTTTTTTTGGGTCTAATGCTGATCAGGATTCAAGCTGA